ATGTGGATCAATATATTGTGCTATCATAGTATTCCATAATTGCTTCCCAACTTTACATGATCGAAGAGGAAAATATTCATAGGCACGGCACCATTTTTGTGATTTGCAAACCTAATGAATACAATTAAAtcctaataataaaatcattacagctcaataaagaaaaaacattttagaacTGTTCTTGGCAAAATGGAACAAAGCAAATCAAAGGTCCAGAATTGTAGGATTATCTGGAATTGTTTCTAATTACAGTGATTCACAAGTAGCAATAGGTCTCTAGGCTTCTTTCAGATTTCTAAATGTCCTTCTCTTATGTCTTTCCAAGAGCTCAGATTCTAGCAATCCACCTTCAAGTTTAGACTAAATGAATGTTTTCTAATGCAAATGAAGAAACAACACTTCTCTTGAATAcaggtatgttttttttttatacctctCACCTCATTGTCAAGAGATGCTTCATCGGCTGCTTAAACACGTTGATATTTGATTGTGAAAGAACATGTTTTGGTTAGTAGAGAAGGGGATAACTTAGCACAACACATTTATTGTAGACAAAACCAATGAagatttctaatatttttttagtttggatggaatatgaattataaaacttttaaaacttataattaactttaatcatgcatttaaaatttaaaaaacaaattatatcttctcaattttcttaaTTGTAATAAACAAATTACTTATTAGTAGAAGTGAGGATGACAATTTATGTTAGTGGGTTGCGTTTGTGTTATATCAAAGGTCAGATCCTCCACTAAATAACTCAACCCAAACATGACATgaataataatcaaaatttaaagcataaactcaaacacaatataattattatctaGGTGATACATTATAACCGGTTTAACCGATTTAATAATAAGACGTTATTTCATAATCAAGTCAGGTTAAATGTTGAATGAAATAATATGGTTAATATTCTAATATGACATGTTTATGACCCAATTATGATATActtattgaaaaatgaattttacatGAGTCAAATATGAGTTCAATAAGTTAAAGTTATTATTAGATTAATCAATACCATTATTGAATAAGTTAATTTGAGTCAAATGTGAGTTATCCAGATTGAcctaaaaataatctatttattAAACGGGTTATGTAGATTCATatgatcaatttaatttaaatatgattttactCGATTCAAATCCCTAAAACATATGTTGGGTTTAAATTATGTTGGCGAATTGCACCAAATTGGACCTACCTTAACTAGAAAGAAAACACTCATCATAGAGTTTTCCTCGACATCCTGctagaaaattctaaaaatatatctagGACATGACTCACGTGAAATGCATTCATCCTACTCTAAAACTTTTATTCACTTAGGGTCAtaaactttttgaaaaaacaggatatatttattacttgtcTTTATGTAAAGCAATTCTTATAGTTACCCAATGAgatttaatatcaattttcaatGCAATAACATCTCACATTCTTAGGCAATTTCCTGAAACGATTGTCACATCACCTCAAACctcaaaaatttgtttcaagATTCCACTATAATTTCCacatctttcctttttcttttggattggttccaactttgaaaaattactaTTTATCATATGATCAAATTTTCTCACTTTATAACTTTTCTCATTCCATGCCAATAATGTATATAAATAAGTGGGTTGGATTTGGATTCGAATTTTTGGGCTCAAATAAATGATTTCATTTAAGTGAAATTgaacaaaaatcaaatcaaaagatTATGCAAGTAGGGCCTTGAATAGGGCTGGTGTCATCACTTTATACTATTGGGCTTTGCTTTTACTATTTGGAAGAAGGCATAAGCTTTGGTCAATTCATCTCATACTTTTTATTTCGTTCTTTTTTTAGTTGTGAACCCACCTCAACCTTATCTTcatctttactttttatttcatttttgttttagatgTGGACCCACTTCAATCTTATCTCTATCTTTCTCACCTAAAGCAAAGTTAATTAGCCCTCCatcaatataattataattttatttcataaaaattatttaaagcatCTAATGAAAAAAGTGTGTAATGATAAAGTACAAGAAGTTAAAagttttttacaaaaatgattttttatccttgtattgttttatttatttatttttatcttaaatgtAGATCTCTCTCTTCgaagaaattaatatcattacATACTAAAAGTGCATTTTGCAATTGTTtcaatgtataaatttttttatttttcaagtatttaaaatattagaaatatttcttaaaatcattgtcaaacgcactctaagtacttattttatgtttttaaaaacaaaaattgataaaaactttcatataaagaatagaaattcttaacaaaaaatataaatttagttcatgcccttaaaaattatttttaaaaaatttaaaatttaagatagtaAATTCCAATTTGAAATTAGGGTGATTCTATGGTATTGGAAAGTAATTTTTctatggaatatatatatatatatatatatatatatatatatatatatatatatatatataataaaaaaaataaaaattggtggTCCATTAAAAACAACcacataataaaaatagtttcatttataattaatctaaattttatttatatgtatccGATTCTCATTTATTAacacttaaatataatttctttatgtcatgattttattttatttctcatagATATGTTTTAGGACTCATTGGAATTGATTCTCATAGACTTGATTATAATCAATTACACTTCCATCAATAATCTCATAAAGACAAAATGTCTACTTCatacaattcatttttttttttttttgatcaacttttgtttgattttaaattttcaataaagattGGTCACCCAAATtggctgtttttttttttggttttcttttctttaattgtaATTAACCAATGATgatgttaagattaataaaaatgatttggtGAAAGAAGTTCAAGACCAAcctaaccaataaaaaaatgtgtataTTTCACTTTCTATATTATtagattaatcaaaataaactaattatatggaggtgtttgataaaacttaatactaattacttaattatttaagttgacttttagtcaaattatacttaaattgttgacttaaaactattacttaatttttattttaagtattaagattgtttgacaaacctaaattatgattaattctaaatgatcaaattgacataaattataactagggTAAAGGAGGTCATGTAAAAGTAAAGGTCGTGGAATAGTAAAGGAGACTGTGAAGGTAATTATGGCAAATTgagataaaaaggtaaaataaaaataagttaattttttttatttattatttaaagtttttttattttaaatcatactattatgttttttttactaaacacacttaatttatttaatgatttaaattaagttattaatttaatttaataaagtaTCCCATAAAAgaccttttgttttcctttcttaacaaattcatcaactttcaagaaaaatattttcttttctcattttccttgattagtaaaattttcattgtttgataacaaaattaagtattaaaaaaggaagaaaataaattggtaTGGCcttcaataatttaaatgcAATACTATTTcattgaaataaatttcaagtggattaaaatcttcttaattttcatttctttttatgaattttattgttaatcattttctttttccattttaatcTCTTTCTACTTTACTATGTTattgtaaaagaaattatatgaaCATTCTTGATTATaagtcaaaaatagaaaaatattagataatcttttattttgatagtgaatttttattttagctagtgagatttttatttaaaaaatttttaatttattattattattattaggattGTAAAAATTAACCAactaattaacatttttttttctcttttcaattgTGGCAAGATTTTGATTGAACTCAAGATCAATATAAATGATGTAGAAAGTTTTGAGCTTATTTGATAACGTTTgtgaaaataattcttcaaaacaatttttgaaaatagctATTACCCGTTTCGATTTATTCTTCACAAAGGAATTGTACACTTAAAGAAGatacaaaattttccaaaatgtaTATTATCtatatcttcaatttttatttaaattattgtgaaattttttttaaaaatttcaattttgttctgaaaaataacttattttaagaataaattctaaaaataaattgttttatatcaGAAGTTTGTCAAATGTATATTTCTAAGAGAAGAAACCCCATTTTTCATgttgttttcaataatagtttttgaacaagacttttattttatgtttttgtatcttcaaataaaaattaatcgattattaaatctaaaattatataaagtTGATTTCATATAAATCTTCATAGTTGCATTAAATTACTTCATACAAGCaaaaaaacaacataatttaggtttcttaaccataaaaatttattcaattaaaacttatgaaattttcctttcttactaatttttaacgacttacaattattaatttttaattctcatattctccaattaattaccaaagactaattgttttgattttttttcctaaagccTAACCCATTAACAAATCCCAGGCGtctaaataacctaattaatcacgtgtttactaatctatttttcaatcaaaccaaactaaacaaagatttatgctgatctcaccattaataaaatacttaagctaaaacactttaatccttaattaattgtgatttttaactaaaacatgtttatagctaattacactcatcttttacacaaattttaccgttaatttgtttcaagatactattaggaaccaaaataaaccaaattactaaattaaacaacttgcttacctcaaatcttcACTTTCTTTCTCTAGATCATCTCTCTAACCCAAGCTGTTACAGGTGAAATGCTGCAAAATGAGCTACAGGCCCTTATAAAGGGGTCTCCATGCAGCCAAGTAGGAGTTGGCAGTccacatggctgccaccaacCCCAACTTtccaattttgcactttagtcaTCCAAATTAACCAATATTAAACCTACAATTGCtcattagtcctttaggttttcataactctaatcagcccctaagaacctaataagcatgcttaagtcattaactaatcccacttaaccttaatcaaagtttaattcataattaaacaagattagcactaaactagttttaaaatctaattaagAACGTTTAAAGTAAGTACTAAGAgaatcattattgcctatttaattcattagtactaggtaTTACATCCTCTCCCCCTAACAAAAATTTGGTCCTCAAAATTTAAAGAAGTGAACCTGTAAAGAGTTCCAAGTACTTGTTTCTCATATCTGATTCCAAATCCCATGTATCTTCTTCCACTCCATGATGATTCCATAACACTTTCATTAGAGGTATGGTTTTGGTTCGTAGTACTTGCTCTTTCTTATCTGAAATCTCTCTCGGCCCTTCCTCATACATTACATCTTCTTGCAAATTCAAATCATGTCAATCTAGTACATGTGTGGTATCGGGCTCATACTTCCACAACATGGAGACATGAAACGTATCATGTTGGTAAGGCTAATTTGTATCCTACCTCTCCGACCTTTTGAAGGATTTTAAAGGGCCCAATATATCTTGGAGCAAGCTTTCCCCTTTTACCAAATCGAAATACGCCTCTCTGAGGTGTTACATGTAAAAACACGTGATCTCCTATCTGGAACTTTGGGGGTCTCCTTCTATGATCAGCATAacattttttactaaaaaaaaaaaaaaaaacctttattaattaggaatttggtaTACATTtcaacattatatatatatatatatctattttgaAACTAAGTTGTAGAGGTGACTATAATTGAGTATCATAAGCTAGGATGCTTTTAAGttcaagctattataaataacAATCATTGTCATTGACAACTTTGCCTAATAGTGTAATATGCATATAAGATtagaataaataagaaaaaaaatgttacaaatcAGAAATCAGAAAATATCACATTTTATTTAGCTTTCTTACAATGAAATGAAACATATTGATGcaacaaaaacaatatattttatgaattttaataaaaatttcttcatagtTTTGATTGGTATGAAAGAAATATcatgcaaataaaaaaataataaaagagggctatatatatatggttacattaaaagaaaaagaaaaatttataataaaattgagacatATTTAAAGTacacaaataatatatatatatatatatatatatatatatatatatatatatatatacacacacaacaGTGGCATTAAAAATGGGTgcatataataaattcataaaacaaatgttttatgagtttctaatatttaaagCCTTCACAGAGCAGACCGCCTTCTTTCCGCTTCACTTTTTTACCCACTGCTTgatttgctctctctctctgtgcaAACAAAGTACAAACCAACCATGGAAGCTGTGGGAGAGGCTCTTCTTTCTGCTGCCATCGGCCTGTTGTTTGACCAGTTGGCCTCCACTGATTTGCTCGACTTTGCACGCCAACAATGGGTGTACTCTGATCTCAAGAAATATGAGATAGAATTGTCGGATATTCGTGAAGAGCTTAATGACGCGGAGGACAAGCAGATCACGGATCACTCTGTGAAAGAGTGGTTGGGCAATCTGAAAGATTTGGCTTATGATATGGAGGACATCTTGGACGAGTTCGCCTACGAAGCTTTGCAACGGGAGCTCACGGCCAAAGAAGCTGATCATCAAGGCAGGCCGAGCAAGGTACACAAGCTCATCTCCACTTGTCTTGGCATTTTCAATCCTACTGAGGTTATGCGttatattaaaatgaggtcCAAGGTGTGGGAAATCACTCGCCGCTTACGAGATATTTTGGCTCAAAAATCTGAGCTTCGTCTAGAAAAGGTGGCTGCGATAACCAACTTTGCTTGGGGAAGGCCAGTCACTGCATCTCTAGTCTATGAACCTCAGGTCTATGGCAGGGGGACAGAAAAAGATATTATAATCGGTATGCTGCTTACGAATGAACCCACTAAAACCAATTTTTCTGTGGTTTCCATTGTGGCCATGGGTGGGATGGGCAAGACCACACTGGCAAGACTGGTGTACAATGACGATGAGACCATAACCaagcattttgataaaaaagcCTGGGTTTGTGTCTCAGATCAGTTCGATGCAGTGAGAATAACAAAGACGATTCTCAACCCGGTGACTAATTCTCAAAGCAGTGATTCACAAGACTTGcatcaaattcaagaaaatttgaggaaggaattgaagggaaaaaaatttctgATAGTTTTGGATGATTTGTGGAATGATGATTACTTTGAGTTGGACAGGCTATGCTTCCCTTTCTGGGTGGGAGCACAGGGAAGCAAAATTCTAGTCACAACTCGCAATAATGATGTTGCAAACAAGATGAGAGGACACAAGAACTTACATGAGCTCAAACAGTTACCTTATGATTATTGTTTGAAGATATTTCAAACACAAGCTTTTGAACATATGAATATCGATGAGCACCCAAATTTGGAATCAATTGGCAGGAGAATTGTAGACAAGTGTGGAGGTTCGCCCTTAGCAGCAAGAGCCCTTGGTGGCCTTTTGCACTCTGAACTACGTGGATGTGAATGGGAAAGAGTATTGTACAGCAAAGTATGGGATTTCACAGACAAGGAATGTGACATCATCCCTGCCTTGAGATTGAGCTACAATCATCTGTCGTCACATTTAAAGAGGTGTTTTACTTATTGCGCAATTTTTCCCCAGGATTATGAGTTTACAAAGCAAGGGTTAATCTTCATGTGGATGGCGGAGGGGttaattcaacaatcaaaaGATAATAGGAAAATTGAAGATGTTGGTGATAAGTATTTTGATGAGCTACTGTCAAGGTCATTTTTTCGATCGTCGAGTAGCAATAGATCACGATTCGTGATGCATGACCTTGTCCATGCTCTAGCTAAATATGTTGCTGGAGATACATGCTTGCATTTGGATGATGAgttcaaaaataatttgcaaCATCTCATTCCTAAAAGTACTCGTCATTCATCATTTATTCGTGATGATTATGATacatttaaaagtttgaaaggtTTCATAAGAAGGAGCATTTGCGCACATTCATAGTTATATCAACACCAAGATTTATCGATACTCAATTCATCAGTAATAAGGTGCTTCGACAATTGATACCAAGATTAGGACACCTAAGGGTGCTCTCCTTGAGTAGTTACCGGATAAATGAGATACcaaatgaatttggtaatttgAAACTTCTAAGGTATCTTAATTTGTCTAAAAGCAACATTAAATGTTTACCTGATTCAATAGGCGGTCTTTGCAATTTACAAACATTGATATTATCATGGTGTAATCAGCTTACCAGGTTGCCCATTAGCATTGGGAATCTAATTAACCTTCGACATCTTGATGTTGAAGGTAGCAATCGATTAAAAGAAATGCCTTCACAGAttgtcaaattaaaaaatttgcaaATATTGTCTAATTTCATGGTGGACAAAAACAATGGTTTGAATATCAAAAAGTTGAGAGAAATGTCAAATCTTGGAGGTGAACTCCGTATTTcaaatttggaaaatgtggtgaATGTTCAAGATGTAAAGGATGCAGGTCTAAAATTATAGGATAAACTTGAAAGATTGACACTAATGTTGAGTTTTGGTTTGGATGGTTCAGGGAATGAAATGGATCAAATGAATGTCCTTGACTATCTAAAACCTCCATCGAATTTGAATGAACACAGAATTTTTAGATATGGTGGTCCAAAATTCCCATATTGGATAAAGAATGGCTCATTCTTTAAAATGGTGAATCTACGTCTCTTAGATGGCAAAAAGTGCACATCTTTACCACGCTTGGGGCAGTTATCATCTCTCAAACAGTTGTTGATTTCTGGAAATGGAGTAACAAATGTGGGTACAGAGTTTTATGGAGAGACATGTTTTTCTGTAGAAAAGTTTTTCCCATCACTAGAGTCTctatcttttgaaaatatgtcaGGATGGGAGTATTGGGAGGATTGGTCTTCCCCTACAAAGTCCTTATTCCCTTGCCTTCGTGAGCTTACAATTTTGTCTTGCCCTAAATTGATTAAGAAATTACCCACTTACCTACCTTCTTTAACAAAGCTCTTTGTTGGAAACTGTCGAAAACTGGAGTTTACACTTCTAAGGCTACCATCCCTCAAGAAATTAACAGTCGATGAATGTAATGAGACGGTCTTGAGAAGTGGAATTGAACTCACCTCACTCACTGAGTTAACAGTTTCTGGGATTTTAGAGCTTATCAAATTGCAACAAGGATTTGTGCGGTCATTGGGAGGGCTTCAGGCTTTGAAATTCTCAGAATGTGAAGAACTCACGTGTTTGTGGGAGGATGGGTTTGAATCGGAAAGCCTTCATTGCCATCAACTTGTACCATCGGGATGCAATCTTCGTTCTTTGAAAATAAGTAGCTGTGATAAACTGGAGAGGCTTCCAAATGGATGGCAGAGTCTAACATGCCTGGAAGAATTGAAAATCAAGTATTGTCCAAAACTGGTGTCATTTCTAGAGGTAGGTTTCCCACCAAAGCTGAGAAGTCTTATTCTTCGAAATTGTGAAGTCTCAAGTGTTACCTGATGGGATGATGCGAAATAGTAACGCAGCAGCAACTCATGCGTCCTTGAATCCTTGGAAATAACGCAGTGTtcatctctcattttctttccaaaaggGCAATTACCTACCACCCTTAAGAAACTAATCATGGGGGAGTGTGAAAATCTAATGTCTCTTCCAGAAGGAATGATGCACTGCAATTCCATCGCCACCACCAGCACCATGGACATGTGTGCCCTTGAATTCTTAAGTCTAAATATGTGTCCCTCTTTGATTGGTTTTCCGAGAGGTAGGTTACCCATCACTCTCAAGGAACTCTACATAAGTGATTGTAAAAGCTGGAGTCTCTACCAGAGGGATAATGCACTACGATTCCACAAATGTTGCTGCTCTTCAAAGCCTGGCTATCTCTCATTGTTCATCTCTCACATCCTTCCAAGAGGCAAGTTTCCCTCCACCCTTAAGGGACTTAACATTTGGGATTGTGAACACCTCGAGTCAATTTCAGAGGAGATGTTTCACTCTACTAATAATTCAT
This DNA window, taken from Vitis riparia cultivar Riparia Gloire de Montpellier isolate 1030 chromosome 13, EGFV_Vit.rip_1.0, whole genome shotgun sequence, encodes the following:
- the LOC117928304 gene encoding putative disease resistance RPP13-like protein 1, which produces MEAVGEALLSAAIGLLFDQLASTDLLDFARQQWVYSDLKKYEIELSDIREELNDAEDKQITDHSVKEWLGNLKDLAYDMEDILDEFAYEALQRELTAKEADHQGRPSKVHKLISTCLGIFNPTEVMRYIKMRSKVWEITRRLRDILAQKSELRLEKVAAITNFAWGRPVTASLVYEPQVYGRGTEKDIIIGMLLTNEPTKTNFSVVSIVAMGGMGKTTLARLVYNDDETITKHFDKKAWVCVSDQFDAVRITKTILNPGSKILVTTRNNDVANKMRGHKNLHELKQLPYDYCLKIFQTQAFEHMNIDEHPNLESIGRRIVDKCGGSPLAARALGGLLHSELRGCEWERDYEFTKQGLIFMWMAEGLIQQSKDNRKIEDVGDKYFDELLSRSFFRSSSSNRSRFVMHDLVHALAKYVAGDTCLHLDDEFKNNLQHLIPKSSNRLKEMPSQIVKLKNLQILSNFMVDKNNGLNIKKLREMSNLGGELRISNLENVVNVQDVKDAGNEMDQMNVLDYLKPPSNLNEHRIFRYGGPKFPYWIKNGSFFKMVNLRLLDGKKCTSLPRLGQLSSLKQLLISGNGVTNVGTEFYGETCFSVEKFFPSLESLSFENMSGWEYWEDWSSPTKSLFPCLRELTILSCPKLIKKLPTYLPSLTKLFVGNCRKLEFTLLRLPSLKKLTVDECNETVLRSGIELTSLTELTVSGILELIKLQQGFVRSLGGLQALKFSECEELTCLWEDGFESESLHCHQLVPSGCNLRSLKISSCDKLERLPNGWQSLTCLEELKIKYCPKLVSFLEVGFPPKLRSLILRNCEVSSVT